A window from Actinomycetospora corticicola encodes these proteins:
- a CDS encoding NAD(P)-dependent oxidoreductase — MSMTVAVLGTGLMGSGMARSLLREGHTVRAWNRTRDKADPLADDGATVVDTAAEAVDGADAVITMLFDADAVAATMSDALPHFGGDTVWVQTSTVGVDGIEKLARQASDAGVAFLDAPVVGTKGPAEQGNLVVLASGEKDLVERVQPALDAIGQKTVHAGDVGTGSRLKLVVNAWLSTVVGGVAQSIALAGDLGLDPQLFLDTIDGQALDSPYAQLKGKGMVEGDFEPSFAVDGVLKDTHLILDAAHSSGTFTGLLAMLADRLSTADRAGHGAEDTAAVVHAYRAHRD, encoded by the coding sequence ATGAGCATGACGGTGGCGGTACTGGGGACGGGACTGATGGGCTCCGGCATGGCGCGGAGCCTGCTGCGCGAGGGCCACACGGTCCGCGCGTGGAACCGGACCCGCGACAAGGCCGACCCCCTCGCCGACGACGGCGCCACGGTGGTCGACACCGCGGCCGAGGCGGTCGACGGCGCCGACGCGGTGATCACGATGCTGTTCGACGCGGACGCCGTGGCGGCCACGATGAGCGACGCGCTGCCGCACTTCGGCGGGGACACGGTGTGGGTCCAGACCTCCACGGTCGGCGTCGACGGGATCGAGAAGCTGGCGCGCCAGGCGTCCGACGCGGGGGTCGCCTTCCTCGACGCCCCCGTCGTCGGGACGAAGGGGCCGGCGGAGCAGGGGAACCTCGTGGTCCTCGCCTCGGGGGAGAAGGACCTCGTCGAGCGGGTGCAGCCGGCGCTCGACGCCATCGGCCAGAAGACGGTGCACGCCGGTGACGTCGGCACGGGCAGCCGGCTGAAGCTCGTGGTGAACGCCTGGCTGTCGACGGTGGTGGGTGGCGTCGCGCAGTCGATCGCGCTGGCCGGCGACCTCGGCCTCGACCCGCAGCTCTTCCTCGACACCATCGACGGGCAGGCGCTCGACAGCCCGTACGCGCAGCTCAAGGGCAAGGGCATGGTCGAGGGCGACTTCGAGCCGTCGTTCGCGGTCGACGGGGTCCTCAAGGACACCCACCTGATCCTCGACGCCGCGCACTCGTCCGGGACCTTCACCGGGCTCCTCGCGATGCTCGCCGACCGGCTCTCCACCGCCGACCGCGCCGGCCACGGGGCGGAGGACACCGCCGCGGTGGTGCACGCCTACCGGGCGCACCGCGACTAG
- a CDS encoding methyltransferase domain-containing protein encodes MSDEHNARIREQFRLQAPTFTDTGVFASNLDWIVDLLAPEPGEQALDVACGAGHLGRALAPRLAHVSALDLTPEMLAHGDRIARDADLRNISFAVGDATALPWLDAQFDLVVCRLTLHQVADPAAVVREMVRVVRPDGRVGITDLVLDDADPDLIDRNTHLERLRDPSHGRTLSTDEIHGLLTDAGATPVSTDRRDNPLDVEDWMERSRTPEVDREEIRRQLDAELAGGPATGLRPSLSGDVRSMTHVWATVLAEPRPR; translated from the coding sequence GTGAGCGACGAGCACAACGCGAGGATCCGGGAGCAGTTCCGGCTCCAGGCCCCGACCTTCACCGACACCGGCGTGTTCGCGAGCAACCTCGACTGGATCGTCGACCTGCTCGCACCGGAGCCCGGCGAGCAGGCCCTGGACGTGGCCTGCGGGGCGGGGCACCTCGGCCGTGCCCTCGCACCGCGACTCGCCCACGTGAGTGCACTCGACCTCACCCCGGAGATGCTCGCCCACGGCGACCGCATCGCCCGCGACGCCGACCTGCGCAACATCTCCTTCGCGGTGGGCGACGCCACGGCCCTCCCCTGGCTCGACGCCCAGTTCGACCTGGTGGTCTGCCGGCTCACCCTCCACCAGGTGGCCGACCCGGCCGCGGTCGTGCGCGAGATGGTCCGCGTCGTCCGGCCCGACGGTCGGGTCGGCATCACCGACCTCGTCCTCGACGACGCCGACCCGGATCTGATCGACCGCAACACCCACCTCGAGCGGCTCCGGGATCCCAGCCACGGCCGGACACTGAGCACCGACGAGATCCACGGGCTGCTCACCGACGCGGGCGCCACACCCGTCTCCACCGATCGGCGCGACAACCCGCTCGACGTCGAGGACTGGATGGAGCGCAGCCGCACCCCCGAGGTCGACCGGGAGGAGATCCGGCGCCAGCTCGACGCGGAGCTCGCCGGCGGCCCGGCCACGGGACTGCGCCCGTCCCTCTCCGGCGACGTCCGCTCGATGACACACGTCTGGGCCACCGTTCTCGCGGAGCCCCGTCCTCGGTGA
- a CDS encoding sigma-70 family RNA polymerase sigma factor, which yields MFEAERGRLTGLAYRMLGELHEAQDVVQDAWLRWSGAEDEVRDPPAWLTRVVVNLCRNRLTSLRVLRTDYVGPWLPEPVRTEAGPGATDLGPMETAEQRETLSLGVLQLMEALSPAERAVFVLHEAFGHPHAEVATLLDLSEATVRQHLHRARERVRGRRRFEADPERVADLLARFLAAAAGQDLGALEALLADDAVAVSDGGGVVSAARRPVEGGGRVARFVAGLARQAAAATIEVGPVNGTPGVLVRVDGVLTVVMQAAFDAETGALVRLAAQLSPGKLAGVQAA from the coding sequence ATCTTCGAGGCCGAACGCGGCCGACTCACCGGGCTCGCCTACCGGATGCTCGGTGAACTGCACGAGGCCCAGGACGTCGTGCAGGACGCGTGGCTGCGGTGGTCCGGCGCCGAGGACGAGGTGCGGGACCCGCCCGCCTGGCTCACCCGCGTCGTCGTCAACCTGTGCCGGAACCGGCTGACCTCGCTGCGGGTCCTGCGCACCGACTACGTCGGGCCCTGGCTGCCGGAGCCGGTGCGCACCGAGGCAGGCCCCGGTGCCACCGACCTCGGGCCGATGGAGACCGCCGAGCAGCGCGAGACCCTCTCGCTCGGGGTGCTCCAGCTGATGGAGGCCCTCTCCCCCGCCGAGCGCGCGGTGTTCGTGCTGCACGAGGCGTTCGGGCATCCGCACGCCGAGGTCGCGACCCTCCTCGACCTGTCCGAGGCGACCGTCCGCCAGCACCTCCACCGGGCGCGGGAGCGGGTGCGCGGCCGGCGCCGCTTCGAGGCGGACCCGGAGCGCGTCGCCGACCTCCTGGCCCGCTTCCTCGCCGCGGCGGCCGGTCAGGACCTCGGCGCCCTGGAGGCGCTGCTGGCCGACGACGCGGTCGCGGTGTCCGACGGCGGCGGCGTGGTGAGCGCGGCGCGGCGGCCGGTGGAGGGCGGCGGACGGGTGGCCCGGTTCGTGGCCGGACTGGCCCGCCAGGCCGCCGCGGCGACGATCGAGGTCGGTCCGGTCAACGGGACGCCCGGCGTGCTCGTCCGGGTCGACGGCGTGCTGACGGTCGTCATGCAGGCGGCCTTCGACGCCGAGACCGGGGCGCTGGTGCGGCTCGCCGCACAGCTCAGTCCGGGCAAGCTGGCCGGTGTGCAGGCAGCATGA
- a CDS encoding MarR family transcriptional regulator, with translation MPDLWTDERIAALPSWSVIRTHLLLAPRLFRTLAPVGLTPTQFGVLVQLDNTPGATSSELARRCLMTPQSMSELLPGLESAGYVERAASGRGRPAPVHLTDSGRNVLARATPLVEEADRPEALGLDADELATLTGLLGRIARAVEVSGP, from the coding sequence GTGCCCGACCTCTGGACCGACGAGCGGATCGCGGCACTGCCGAGCTGGTCGGTGATCCGCACCCACCTGCTGCTCGCCCCGCGGCTGTTCCGCACGCTCGCGCCGGTGGGACTCACGCCCACCCAGTTCGGCGTCCTCGTCCAGCTCGACAACACCCCCGGCGCGACCTCGTCCGAGCTCGCCCGCCGTTGCCTCATGACCCCGCAGAGCATGAGCGAGCTGCTGCCGGGACTGGAGAGCGCCGGCTACGTCGAGCGCGCGGCCTCCGGTCGCGGCCGACCCGCACCGGTCCACCTCACCGATTCCGGCCGGAACGTCCTCGCGCGCGCCACGCCCCTCGTCGAGGAGGCCGACCGACCCGAGGCCCTCGGGCTCGACGCCGACGAACTCGCCACGCTCACCGGGCTGCTCGGCCGGATCGCCCGAGCCGTCGAGGTTTCAGGACCCTGA
- a CDS encoding LuxR C-terminal-related transcriptional regulator — translation MTALAAARELGESLRRRDGHPPPAHLADGLRQVVRSDCLALSIWDPVARRHRTLTSSYPEVVTGFLEVTMHTEPLFTVVRRRGEPVRVRDLSPAQRSGDVFDTVITPHGFRDGVTQCLFAPDGRYVGMLNASTLDTSRPDDEAMTLLVLLAPQLGTALDPTPVPGAPVRRLDDGNTEGLRLGSDGRIGALTADARRDLLEEPSPLRATAARLRGGPLRRLLVHRGAVYDVEVYRSGPDIVVLYGETAAPAGLSTRELQVLVRLAEGCSNAEIGAHLGIGARTVATHVEHILAKTGGRNRVAAARTAAEWGLLC, via the coding sequence GTGACCGCTCTGGCCGCCGCCCGGGAGCTCGGCGAGTCCCTGCGCCGACGCGACGGGCACCCACCGCCCGCGCACCTCGCCGACGGGCTGCGGCAGGTCGTGCGGTCGGACTGCCTCGCGCTCTCGATCTGGGATCCGGTCGCCCGTCGACACCGGACGCTCACCTCGTCGTACCCGGAGGTCGTCACCGGGTTCCTCGAGGTCACGATGCACACCGAGCCGCTGTTCACCGTCGTGCGCCGCCGCGGCGAACCGGTCCGGGTGCGCGATCTGAGCCCCGCGCAGCGCTCCGGCGACGTCTTCGACACCGTCATCACGCCGCACGGCTTCCGGGACGGCGTCACCCAGTGTCTGTTCGCACCCGACGGACGCTACGTCGGCATGTTGAACGCGAGCACGCTCGACACGAGCCGTCCCGACGACGAGGCGATGACGCTGCTCGTGCTGCTCGCGCCCCAGCTCGGCACGGCACTGGACCCGACGCCGGTGCCGGGCGCCCCGGTCCGCCGGCTCGACGACGGGAACACCGAGGGGCTGCGGCTCGGGTCGGACGGCAGGATCGGTGCCCTGACGGCCGATGCCCGCCGTGATCTGCTGGAGGAGCCCTCACCGCTGCGGGCTACGGCCGCTCGGCTGCGGGGAGGACCTCTCCGTCGGCTGCTCGTGCACCGGGGCGCCGTGTACGACGTCGAGGTGTATCGCTCCGGCCCCGACATCGTGGTCCTGTACGGCGAGACGGCGGCACCGGCGGGTCTCAGCACGCGGGAGCTGCAGGTCCTCGTGCGCCTGGCCGAGGGGTGCAGCAACGCCGAGATCGGCGCGCACCTCGGCATCGGCGCGCGGACGGTCGCCACGCACGTCGAGCACATCCTGGCCAAGACCGGGGGCCGCAACCGGGTCGCCGCCGCCCGGACGGCGGCCGAATGGGGCCTGCTCTGCTGA
- a CDS encoding HNH endonuclease signature motif containing protein: protein MAIDAAWDPWAGPEPEPPWEPEDHDEPVFVPLSDEEAAWWESISPPVQNDGWHDDEPAEPVLGTTAPEPGWAVPGVTDTATDSTDGVSASSQAVLDEVDAATTAHRLAGARLYRAVTALRASDVLAETRYQRLPRLLEDHVRLDPKTVAMLDRHAEALHPHLTPTGATTPAQLPATSAAVDDGVIDEAHVEIISKTMDRLRKVDDLDETVLAVAEEQLATLAATHSPRALASAAKTVADRLDPDGARPKDDDPIGNELHLTKRRNGDLHAKLVLREPAAAALFDDAIRAATPAPASAVTADPDTGLPPVADDPDGGRRVGVDPRVEARDSKPNRQATGLLDLTAASHHAGLDHSEDEQHPGSPTASMPLPDLDDHGDTTAWPTEPAPDTEAAQADETVDDETAKDPAVDDDPRQPDSQGPDDQAVDEPEVEPPPQKPWTPPNFDAMSLPGRERVTLTVTLDYETLRQQPSDAHQALALLGDSTWIRPETARRLACDAEIIPVVLGSKGEVLDIGRKTRAVPAGILRAVVHRDRHCAFPGCRRRARTTQAHHITHWAHGGDTALDNLVCLCRNHHDLVHHAGWDIAMIDHLPWFTPPAWLDPTRTPRHNRPWQRIA from the coding sequence ATGGCGATCGACGCGGCGTGGGACCCCTGGGCGGGGCCCGAGCCCGAGCCGCCGTGGGAACCCGAGGACCACGACGAGCCCGTGTTCGTCCCGCTCTCCGACGAGGAAGCGGCCTGGTGGGAGAGCATCTCCCCGCCCGTCCAGAACGACGGCTGGCACGACGACGAGCCCGCCGAGCCTGTCCTCGGAACGACCGCGCCGGAACCGGGCTGGGCGGTCCCCGGGGTCACCGACACCGCTACCGATTCGACGGACGGGGTGTCCGCGTCCTCGCAGGCGGTGCTCGACGAGGTCGACGCCGCGACCACCGCACACCGGCTGGCCGGGGCCCGGCTGTACCGGGCGGTGACGGCATTACGGGCCAGCGACGTGCTGGCCGAGACGCGCTACCAACGGCTGCCGCGGTTGTTGGAGGACCACGTCCGGCTCGACCCCAAGACCGTCGCGATGCTCGACCGGCACGCCGAGGCCCTGCACCCGCACCTCACCCCGACCGGGGCGACCACCCCCGCCCAGCTGCCCGCCACCAGTGCGGCGGTGGATGACGGGGTGATCGACGAGGCGCACGTCGAGATCATCAGCAAGACGATGGACCGGCTCCGGAAGGTCGACGACCTCGACGAGACGGTCCTCGCCGTGGCTGAGGAGCAGCTCGCCACCCTCGCCGCCACCCACTCGCCGCGAGCGTTGGCGTCGGCGGCGAAGACGGTCGCCGACCGGCTCGATCCCGACGGTGCGCGCCCGAAGGACGACGACCCGATCGGCAACGAGCTGCACCTGACCAAGCGCCGCAACGGCGACCTCCACGCCAAATTGGTGCTGCGTGAGCCGGCCGCGGCGGCGTTGTTCGACGACGCCATCCGCGCCGCGACACCCGCTCCGGCGTCGGCGGTGACCGCCGATCCCGACACCGGGCTCCCACCCGTCGCCGACGATCCAGACGGCGGGCGTCGGGTGGGGGTCGATCCGCGGGTCGAGGCCCGCGACTCCAAGCCCAACCGGCAGGCCACCGGACTGCTCGACCTGACCGCCGCGAGCCACCACGCCGGGCTCGACCACAGCGAGGACGAGCAGCACCCCGGCAGCCCCACCGCCTCCATGCCGCTCCCCGACCTCGACGACCACGGCGACACCACCGCCTGGCCCACCGAACCCGCACCCGACACCGAGGCCGCCCAGGCCGACGAGACCGTCGACGACGAGACCGCCAAAGACCCGGCCGTCGACGATGACCCCAGGCAGCCGGACTCACAGGGGCCGGACGATCAGGCCGTCGATGAGCCCGAGGTCGAACCGCCGCCACAGAAGCCGTGGACCCCGCCGAACTTCGACGCGATGTCACTGCCCGGGCGGGAGCGGGTCACCCTCACCGTCACCCTGGATTACGAGACGTTGCGCCAACAACCCAGCGACGCCCACCAGGCGCTCGCGCTGCTCGGGGACTCCACCTGGATCCGCCCCGAGACCGCCCGTCGATTGGCCTGCGACGCCGAGATCATCCCGGTCGTGCTCGGGTCGAAGGGCGAGGTCCTCGACATCGGCCGCAAGACCCGCGCCGTCCCCGCCGGGATCCTCCGCGCCGTGGTCCACCGCGACCGGCACTGCGCGTTCCCCGGCTGCCGCCGGCGAGCCCGCACCACCCAGGCCCACCACATCACCCACTGGGCCCACGGCGGCGACACCGCCCTGGACAACCTGGTCTGCCTCTGCCGGAACCACCACGACCTGGTCCACCACGCCGGATGGGACATCGCGATGATCGACCACCTGCCCTGGTTCACCCCACCGGCCTGGCTCGACCCCACCCGAACACCGAGACACAACCGCCCCTGGCAGCGGATCGCATGA
- a CDS encoding ferredoxin reductase family protein, whose translation MYLARRRTLWTTVAAVLLLGPVVLTVWRADGRPLSVVLTAVGVVALVTLALTIVAPARLRTLTRTFGIDRIIGTHRWLGIVAIAAVLVHLAVAVVRSPKLWNPFTASLSIQWGWWATAAMLSVGLVAAWGRRSGRRYEVWARAHVLLAAAAIVLAGLHVFWLGHLLEDPVLRVVLSALTLGFLAVLFLRWVWRPLFSRDGAYVVYGVRPEGPSTATLVLAPVHLHRGMRFHAGQFVWLRLRRSVLGSEEHPFTIASSAQVTGRLELTVRGSGDFSTTLASLPPGSRVWLDGPHGSFSAAPEAPGLVLVAGGVGITPMMSMLRTLADSDDPRPVHMVVAQRPDEPLFEPELASLARRLDLRITRTSGRRVDAGLLDDVVPGRGRRHLDWFVCGSPSLLTGSLAAIEQLGVPAERIHSEQFGWSGAIPVQGTRRRESAR comes from the coding sequence GTGTATCTCGCGAGACGACGGACGCTCTGGACGACGGTGGCAGCGGTGCTGCTGCTGGGGCCGGTGGTGCTGACGGTCTGGCGCGCGGACGGTCGGCCGCTCTCGGTGGTCCTGACGGCGGTCGGCGTCGTGGCACTCGTGACCCTGGCGCTCACGATCGTCGCCCCCGCCCGGCTGCGCACCCTCACGCGGACCTTCGGGATCGACCGCATCATCGGCACCCACCGGTGGCTCGGGATCGTGGCGATCGCCGCGGTCCTGGTGCACCTCGCGGTGGCCGTGGTGCGCTCGCCGAAGCTGTGGAACCCGTTCACGGCCTCGCTGTCGATCCAATGGGGCTGGTGGGCGACGGCGGCGATGCTGTCGGTGGGCCTCGTCGCGGCCTGGGGTCGGCGCTCCGGGCGCCGGTACGAGGTGTGGGCGCGGGCGCACGTGCTGCTAGCGGCCGCTGCGATCGTGCTGGCCGGGCTGCACGTGTTCTGGCTCGGCCACCTGCTGGAGGACCCGGTGCTGCGGGTCGTCCTCTCCGCGTTGACCCTCGGGTTCCTCGCCGTGCTGTTCCTGCGGTGGGTGTGGCGGCCGCTGTTCTCCCGCGACGGCGCCTACGTCGTCTACGGCGTGCGCCCGGAGGGTCCGTCGACGGCGACGCTCGTGCTCGCCCCGGTGCACCTGCACCGCGGCATGCGCTTCCACGCGGGCCAGTTCGTGTGGCTCCGACTGCGCCGCTCGGTGCTGGGCAGCGAGGAGCACCCCTTCACCATCGCCTCGTCCGCGCAGGTCACGGGTCGCCTCGAGCTCACCGTCCGCGGCAGCGGGGACTTCTCGACCACGTTGGCGTCGCTCCCGCCGGGCTCGCGGGTCTGGCTCGACGGCCCGCACGGCTCCTTCAGCGCCGCCCCGGAGGCGCCCGGGCTCGTGCTCGTCGCCGGGGGCGTCGGCATCACGCCCATGATGTCGATGCTGCGCACCCTCGCGGACTCCGACGACCCGCGTCCGGTGCACATGGTCGTCGCCCAGCGCCCCGACGAACCGCTCTTCGAGCCCGAGCTCGCCTCGCTCGCCCGACGTCTCGACCTGCGGATCACCCGGACCTCCGGACGGCGGGTCGACGCCGGACTGCTCGACGACGTCGTCCCGGGCCGCGGCCGCCGCCACCTCGACTGGTTCGTGTGCGGCTCGCCGTCGCTGCTCACCGGCTCGCTCGCGGCGATCGAACAGCTCGGGGTCCCGGCCGAGCGGATCCACAGCGAGCAGTTCGGCTGGTCGGGCGCGATCCCGGTGCAGGGCACCCGCCGTCGGGAGTCCGCGCGATGA
- a CDS encoding esterase-like activity of phytase family protein has translation MRRLLLTAVAAVALAGCATPRPAQPADGNGSGPGPCSPSTTIESYSDALEGQTFEGQTVGNLSALAARSDGTLYALSDRSVLFTLDASATRPLSSVVLADPAGKPLDSESLVIDPDGTLLIGDESGPQVLRYSPDGRLIGALPIPADIAGRTQDNATFEGLARQPDGTLVASLEKPLTGEADTRLLTWRNDVPGTEIPMPLPADLGVSELVAVGDGRLLALERGYEKATGNTVHLLLVDPRTSPAAVTVLADLGACPSLGATAKQPQHNPLLDNIEGMTITGRDPDGALDLLLVSDDNDSPQQITRTYRLRTAL, from the coding sequence GTGCGCCGCCTCCTGCTCACCGCCGTCGCCGCCGTCGCCCTGGCCGGATGTGCGACACCCCGGCCGGCACAACCCGCCGACGGGAACGGGAGCGGGCCGGGACCGTGCTCCCCGAGCACGACCATCGAGTCGTACTCCGACGCGCTCGAGGGACAGACGTTCGAGGGGCAGACCGTCGGCAACCTGTCCGCGCTCGCCGCCCGGTCCGACGGGACGCTCTACGCCCTGTCCGACCGCTCGGTGCTGTTCACCCTCGACGCGTCGGCCACCCGGCCGCTCAGCTCGGTGGTCCTCGCGGACCCCGCCGGGAAGCCGCTCGACTCCGAGTCCCTGGTGATCGATCCGGACGGCACGCTGCTGATCGGCGACGAGTCCGGGCCGCAGGTGCTCCGCTACTCCCCCGACGGTCGGCTGATCGGCGCGCTCCCGATCCCGGCGGACATCGCGGGGCGGACGCAGGACAACGCGACGTTCGAGGGGCTGGCCCGGCAACCCGACGGCACGCTGGTCGCGTCGCTGGAGAAGCCGCTGACCGGCGAGGCCGACACGCGCCTGCTCACCTGGCGGAACGACGTCCCGGGGACCGAGATCCCGATGCCGCTGCCCGCCGACCTCGGCGTCTCGGAGCTGGTCGCGGTGGGCGACGGTCGCCTGCTCGCCCTCGAACGCGGCTACGAGAAGGCCACGGGCAACACCGTGCACCTCCTGCTGGTCGACCCGCGGACGAGCCCCGCGGCCGTGACCGTGCTCGCGGACCTCGGCGCCTGTCCCTCGCTGGGCGCCACGGCGAAGCAGCCGCAGCACAACCCGCTGCTCGACAACATCGAGGGCATGACCATCACGGGACGCGATCCGGACGGCGCCCTCGACCTGCTCCTGGTCAGCGATGACAACGACAGCCCGCAGCAGATCACCCGCACCTACCGGCTGCGGACGGCTCTCTGA
- a CDS encoding FUSC family protein — protein MIVAVPAFVVGTLLGAGPAAVVGAFVALFGLITSLGGPLWPDLRRLAVLAPVLFGAAVGPRLLADLSRPAAFALIVVIVTAGALLPLRGSRYSTTALGLGMVTLFAYGIPLLSPASSRQFVLAAAAGVVVALVLRLAFGIADPSKPTRAAVADLLDGDGDVSGSVSLWHADGRRRWLGTVLQEAGRFRLARRSAEALARRSDAEDPALDDLRARAHEVADRVRAKRSDPPRATTPDVGNRPLDAAHAALDAIDRAAGERDDAPVSVPAEARRDLRSVPLSGWLRTAQVRHALRTGLGVLAALLLSMRLRPGDPLLPTLLMTTFGVLQASWRDTLGKAWPRVVGLAAGSAVVIVVILLVPSAAYAPIAGVALVIGLSTITTRPALGSAAMVCMSVAMNSSLRHLDPVGTLVEYVLLTAGALVIAVVVGFAVVPGVRPPVLRARVEEAVSATVAAVRSLGGPRGDVVAAQRRALRATADLTPDHDRLTTDQQADLDRFREGLVDLRVLATASLLDPDHEHPAVGRSLAVLEGTAEPGPDDGVLVALAGEVRTVRDRLV, from the coding sequence GTGATCGTCGCGGTGCCGGCGTTCGTGGTCGGGACGCTGCTCGGCGCCGGTCCCGCTGCCGTCGTCGGGGCGTTCGTCGCGCTGTTCGGGCTCATCACGTCGCTCGGCGGCCCGCTGTGGCCGGACCTGCGCCGGCTCGCCGTCCTCGCCCCGGTCCTGTTCGGCGCGGCGGTCGGGCCCCGCCTGCTCGCCGACCTGTCCCGCCCCGCCGCGTTCGCCCTGATCGTGGTGATCGTGACGGCGGGCGCGCTGCTGCCGCTGCGCGGGTCGCGGTACTCCACGACGGCGCTCGGGCTCGGCATGGTCACGCTGTTCGCCTACGGCATCCCGCTGCTCTCCCCCGCGAGCTCGCGGCAGTTCGTGCTCGCCGCGGCGGCCGGCGTCGTCGTGGCCCTCGTGCTCCGGCTCGCGTTCGGCATCGCCGACCCGTCGAAGCCGACCCGGGCGGCCGTGGCCGACCTGCTCGACGGGGACGGCGACGTCTCCGGGTCGGTCTCGCTGTGGCACGCCGACGGGCGTCGCCGGTGGCTCGGGACGGTGCTGCAGGAGGCCGGGCGCTTCCGGCTCGCCCGCCGCTCGGCCGAGGCGCTGGCCCGACGGTCCGACGCCGAGGACCCGGCCCTCGACGACCTCCGCGCCCGCGCGCACGAGGTGGCCGACCGGGTGCGGGCGAAGCGCAGCGATCCGCCCCGGGCGACCACACCCGACGTCGGGAACAGGCCCCTCGACGCGGCGCACGCCGCGCTGGACGCGATCGACCGGGCGGCCGGTGAGCGGGACGACGCGCCGGTGTCGGTCCCCGCCGAGGCCCGGCGGGACCTCCGCTCGGTGCCGCTGAGCGGGTGGTTGCGGACCGCGCAGGTGCGGCACGCGCTGCGCACGGGGCTCGGCGTCCTGGCCGCGCTGCTGCTCTCGATGCGGCTGCGCCCCGGCGATCCGCTGCTCCCGACGCTGCTCATGACGACGTTCGGCGTGCTGCAGGCGAGCTGGCGCGACACCCTCGGGAAGGCCTGGCCACGGGTGGTCGGGCTAGCCGCGGGCTCGGCGGTGGTGATCGTCGTGATCCTGCTGGTGCCGTCCGCCGCCTACGCCCCGATCGCGGGCGTGGCCTTGGTGATCGGGCTGTCGACGATCACCACGCGGCCGGCGCTGGGGAGCGCGGCGATGGTGTGCATGAGCGTCGCGATGAACTCCTCGCTGCGCCACCTCGACCCGGTCGGGACACTCGTGGAGTACGTGCTGCTGACGGCGGGCGCGCTGGTGATCGCGGTGGTGGTCGGCTTCGCGGTGGTGCCCGGGGTCCGGCCGCCGGTCTTGCGGGCGCGGGTCGAGGAGGCGGTGTCGGCGACGGTGGCCGCGGTGCGGTCCCTCGGCGGGCCCCGGGGCGACGTGGTCGCCGCGCAGCGGAGGGCCCTGCGGGCCACCGCCGACCTCACCCCCGACCACGACCGGCTCACCACCGATCAGCAGGCCGATCTCGACCGCTTCCGCGAAGGCCTCGTCGACCTCCGCGTCCTCGCGACGGCGTCCCTGCTCGACCCCGACCACGAGCACCCCGCCGTCGGACGGTCGCTCGCGGTGCTCGAGGGCACCGCCGAGCCCGGACCCGACGACGGGGTGCTGGTGGCGCTGGCGGGCGAGGTGCGGACGGTGCGGGACCGGCTGGTCTAG